The following are encoded together in the Arcticibacterium luteifluviistationis genome:
- a CDS encoding GlcNAc-transferase family protein — translation MEGYEKIYVSISAYLDLDAKNTILDCINKSKYPNRLVFGICWQFEENIGIKADFLDDLKGEYDIRIVKFHYLESEGPSWAKDKAKQFYKKEKFCLQIDAHMRFAQDWDSMLIADYFELKNESINPIISFLPPTFVNEVFEHQNQPDFINFPKVISVTEDNLFEYQENNEQHSQFKNVRSPILEPSFIFTEGKWLEDVLFNKDIYFIAEDVYQSVRAYTSGYDFFLPKQNVAWHRAYYPSRIKHYNTHPDFNPKEKLKLSLNSLNELLQEKRNDLSKPELRNLKDYETYADVKFNFRSSDLK, via the coding sequence GTGGAAGGCTACGAAAAGATTTATGTCTCGATTTCAGCATACCTTGATTTAGATGCTAAAAACACAATTTTAGATTGTATTAATAAGTCAAAATACCCGAATAGACTTGTATTTGGAATATGCTGGCAATTTGAAGAAAACATAGGAATCAAAGCAGATTTTTTGGATGATTTAAAAGGAGAGTATGATATCCGAATAGTAAAATTTCATTACTTAGAATCTGAAGGTCCGTCGTGGGCAAAAGATAAAGCCAAGCAATTTTATAAAAAGGAAAAATTCTGTCTTCAAATAGATGCTCATATGCGATTTGCACAAGATTGGGATAGCATGTTAATCGCAGACTATTTTGAATTGAAAAATGAAAGTATAAATCCAATAATCTCTTTTTTACCCCCAACTTTTGTTAATGAAGTTTTCGAACATCAAAATCAGCCCGATTTTATTAATTTCCCAAAAGTAATATCCGTAACAGAAGATAATTTATTCGAATATCAAGAAAACAACGAGCAACATTCTCAATTCAAAAATGTTCGTAGTCCAATTTTAGAACCTAGCTTCATTTTTACTGAAGGAAAATGGTTGGAAGATGTCTTATTCAATAAAGACATTTATTTCATTGCTGAAGATGTCTACCAAAGTGTGAGAGCATATACAAGTGGGTATGATTTCTTCCTGCCAAAACAAAATGTAGCCTGGCATAGAGCTTATTATCCATCAAGAATCAAACACTACAACACCCATCCTGATTTCAATCCAAAAGAAAAGCTCAAATTATCTTTAAACAGTCTTAACGAGTTACTTCAAGAAAAACGGAATGATTTATCCAAACCAGAATTAAGAAACCTGAAGGATTATGAAACTTATGCGGATGTAAAATTCAATTTTCGTTCAAGTGATTTAAAGTAA
- a CDS encoding GlcNAc-transferase family protein has protein sequence MSGRKNLKIEKEVMFIERPNTEEDTIFVQIASYRDPQLVPTLDDLFEKADYPDSLRVTIAWQTSEEDTWDNLDKYLTDKRVNIIKISYQEAEGVCWARNLVQQHYNGERFTLQLDSHHRFVEGWDVILITMLESLQEQGVKKPLLTSYIPSFDPDNDPESRVQEPWKMDFDRFTPEGVVFFLPSTIEQSKSLTLPVLARFYSAHFAFTIGEFSKEVQHDPSFYFHGEEISIAVRAYTHGYDLYHPHKIVAWHEYTRKGRTKHWDDREAWSTANQHTHKRVKQLLGVDGEGFTNDFGIYGLGTDRTLSDYEKFAGIRFKDRGVQQHTLDHKLAPNPEVKDYENSFYSVFEHCIDIHKTSLPEKDYEFLVVAFLDENGADLYRKDADREELKGVLSSKGEWVNIWRKYNGPLPSKWLVWPYSTSKGWCDRIEGKL, from the coding sequence ATGTCTGGAAGGAAAAATCTTAAAATTGAGAAAGAAGTAATGTTTATAGAAAGGCCAAATACAGAAGAGGATACGATTTTTGTACAAATTGCAAGTTATAGAGACCCGCAATTAGTGCCTACCTTGGATGATTTATTTGAAAAAGCAGATTACCCAGATAGTTTGAGAGTTACAATAGCTTGGCAAACTTCTGAAGAAGATACATGGGATAATCTTGATAAATACCTTACAGATAAAAGAGTAAATATAATTAAGATATCTTATCAAGAAGCTGAGGGGGTTTGTTGGGCTAGAAACTTGGTACAGCAGCACTATAATGGAGAAAGATTTACTTTGCAGTTAGATTCCCACCATAGGTTTGTAGAAGGGTGGGATGTCATATTAATTACCATGTTGGAGTCTCTTCAAGAACAAGGTGTAAAAAAGCCTTTATTAACCTCGTATATTCCTTCTTTTGATCCAGATAATGACCCAGAAAGTAGAGTTCAGGAACCATGGAAAATGGATTTTGATAGATTTACTCCAGAAGGAGTAGTCTTTTTTTTACCATCCACAATAGAACAGTCAAAATCTCTTACATTACCAGTACTGGCTAGGTTTTATTCGGCACATTTTGCATTTACTATTGGAGAGTTTTCTAAGGAAGTTCAACATGATCCTTCATTCTATTTTCACGGAGAAGAAATAAGTATAGCCGTGAGAGCCTACACACATGGATATGATTTATACCATCCGCATAAGATTGTAGCCTGGCATGAATATACTAGAAAAGGAAGAACTAAACATTGGGATGACAGAGAGGCATGGTCTACAGCAAATCAACACACACATAAGAGGGTTAAGCAGCTATTGGGCGTAGACGGTGAAGGGTTTACAAATGATTTTGGAATCTACGGATTAGGGACAGACCGAACTCTATCAGATTATGAAAAATTTGCAGGCATTAGATTTAAGGATAGGGGTGTACAACAACATACGCTTGACCATAAATTAGCACCAAATCCAGAAGTAAAAGATTATGAAAATTCATTTTATAGTGTTTTCGAACATTGTATAGACATTCATAAAACATCCTTACCAGAGAAAGATTATGAATTTCTGGTAGTTGCTTTCCTTGACGAAAACGGTGCTGATTTATATAGGAAAGATGCTGATAGAGAGGAGCTTAAAGGTGTTTTGAGTTCGAAAGGAGAGTGGGTAAATATATGGAGAAAATATAACGGACCACTTCCCTCTAAATGGTTAGTATGGCCATATTCAACTTCCAAAGGTTGGTGTGATAGAATTGAAGGCAAATTGTAA
- the clpB gene encoding ATP-dependent chaperone ClpB translates to MNLNQYTIKAQEAIQLAVQIAQGNQQQVVEPGHLLKALIEQDPNTSSYLFGKMGVSEAVINKDLEDLVNTYPKVSGTSGQPYLGNDLSVTLAAATNKIKDFGDEYISVEILYWALAAGKEKVAQLLKKVGFVQKEIEKAIIELRGKDNPVKDQNAENKYQALSRYSINLNEQAKKGKIDPVIGRDEEVRRVLQILARRTKNNPILLGEPGVGKTAIVEGLAQRIVQGDVPENLKSKTLVSLDMGLLVAGAKYKGEFEERLKSVIKEVSDSEGEIILFIDEIHTLVGAGGGEGAMDAANLLKPALARGELHAIGATTLKEYQKYIEKDKALERRFQAVIVDEPSVTDAISILRGIKEKYEVHHGVRIQDDAVISAVELSNRYISDRFLPDKAIDLMDEAASKLRLEMDSMPEEMDELRRRIMQLEIEREAIRREKDKEKEAVLSKELAELNQDFDAYKAQWENEKGKVDEIRALKEKIDHFKFEAEQAERSGDFGLVAEIRYGKIPASEEKLKELAASHKEGSVESLINEEVTSEDIAEVVGKWTGIPVSKMLQSEREKLLYLEDELKKRVAGQEEAIGLVADAVRRSRAGMQDPKKPIGSFLFLGTTGVGKTELARTLAQYLFNDDTAMVRIDMSEYQERHAVSRLVGAPPGYVGYDEGGQLTEAVRRKPYSVVLLDEIEKAHPDVWNVLLQVLDDGRLTDNKGRVANFKNTIIIMTSNIGSQVIQEKYLEAKGDESAWHTYYKEEAKEGVMDVLKLSVRPEFLNRIDEIVLFDPLSKVNIRQIVEIQFQGIKDRLAEQGITLEASVEVLDKLGEEGFDPVYGARPLKRVIQRMILNELSKKILANEIDKDAVIIMELSPKGDIVFENVTAAEVV, encoded by the coding sequence ATGAATTTAAATCAATATACCATTAAAGCACAGGAGGCCATTCAGTTGGCAGTGCAAATAGCCCAAGGAAACCAGCAACAGGTGGTAGAACCAGGGCATCTATTAAAAGCATTGATAGAGCAAGACCCGAACACATCTTCTTACTTGTTTGGTAAGATGGGGGTTTCGGAAGCTGTAATAAATAAAGACTTAGAAGATTTAGTAAATACTTATCCAAAAGTAAGCGGAACAAGTGGTCAGCCTTATCTAGGAAACGACTTGTCGGTAACTTTGGCGGCAGCAACCAACAAAATCAAGGACTTTGGAGACGAATATATTAGTGTAGAGATTCTTTACTGGGCATTAGCGGCAGGTAAAGAGAAAGTGGCTCAACTCTTGAAAAAGGTGGGCTTTGTGCAGAAGGAAATAGAGAAGGCAATAATTGAACTAAGAGGAAAAGACAATCCAGTGAAAGACCAAAACGCAGAAAATAAATATCAAGCCCTGTCCAGGTACAGTATAAACCTTAATGAGCAGGCAAAGAAAGGAAAAATTGACCCGGTGATAGGAAGAGATGAGGAGGTACGACGAGTGCTTCAGATTTTGGCTAGAAGAACCAAAAACAATCCAATATTATTAGGAGAACCAGGTGTGGGTAAAACTGCCATTGTAGAAGGTTTGGCCCAAAGGATAGTGCAAGGCGATGTGCCTGAAAATTTGAAATCAAAAACACTTGTGTCCTTAGATATGGGGCTTTTAGTGGCAGGAGCCAAATACAAAGGAGAATTTGAAGAGCGTCTGAAATCTGTTATCAAAGAAGTAAGCGATTCGGAAGGGGAGATTATATTGTTCATTGACGAGATTCACACACTGGTAGGAGCAGGTGGAGGAGAAGGTGCCATGGATGCCGCCAATCTATTAAAACCAGCATTGGCAAGAGGCGAACTGCATGCCATAGGAGCTACCACTTTGAAAGAGTATCAAAAATACATTGAAAAAGATAAGGCTCTTGAGAGACGTTTTCAAGCGGTTATAGTAGATGAACCAAGTGTTACAGATGCTATTTCTATTTTGAGAGGTATTAAAGAAAAATACGAAGTTCACCACGGAGTGAGAATTCAAGATGATGCTGTTATTTCGGCGGTGGAGTTGTCAAATAGGTATATTTCTGATAGGTTTTTGCCCGATAAGGCCATTGACTTAATGGATGAAGCTGCTTCTAAATTGAGGCTAGAAATGGACTCGATGCCAGAAGAAATGGATGAACTTAGAAGGCGTATCATGCAGCTAGAAATAGAGCGTGAGGCCATTAGAAGAGAAAAAGACAAAGAAAAAGAGGCAGTGCTGTCAAAAGAACTAGCCGAATTGAATCAAGATTTTGATGCCTACAAAGCTCAGTGGGAGAATGAAAAAGGTAAAGTAGATGAAATCAGAGCTTTGAAAGAAAAGATTGACCATTTCAAATTTGAGGCAGAGCAGGCTGAGCGTTCTGGTGATTTTGGCCTAGTAGCCGAGATTCGTTACGGGAAAATTCCAGCATCGGAAGAGAAACTAAAAGAGCTAGCTGCTTCTCATAAAGAAGGGAGTGTAGAAAGTTTGATAAATGAGGAAGTGACTTCAGAGGATATTGCGGAGGTAGTAGGAAAATGGACCGGAATTCCAGTTTCAAAAATGCTACAAAGTGAGCGTGAGAAATTATTGTATTTAGAAGATGAACTGAAGAAAAGAGTAGCAGGTCAAGAGGAGGCAATAGGCTTAGTAGCTGATGCCGTGAGAAGGTCAAGAGCAGGTATGCAAGACCCTAAAAAGCCCATAGGTAGTTTCTTGTTTTTAGGAACCACAGGTGTAGGTAAAACGGAATTGGCAAGAACCTTAGCTCAATATCTCTTTAATGACGATACCGCCATGGTTAGAATAGATATGAGTGAGTATCAGGAAAGGCATGCGGTAAGTAGATTGGTGGGAGCCCCTCCAGGATATGTAGGTTATGACGAAGGTGGTCAGTTGACAGAAGCTGTAAGAAGGAAACCTTATTCTGTGGTTTTGCTGGACGAAATTGAAAAAGCACACCCTGATGTATGGAACGTGCTCTTGCAAGTGCTAGACGATGGAAGGCTGACCGACAATAAGGGTAGGGTGGCCAATTTTAAGAATACCATTATCATAATGACTTCGAATATTGGTTCTCAGGTAATTCAGGAGAAATATTTAGAGGCAAAAGGTGACGAATCGGCTTGGCATACGTACTATAAAGAGGAAGCCAAAGAAGGTGTTATGGATGTTTTGAAATTATCTGTAAGGCCAGAGTTTTTAAACAGGATAGATGAGATAGTACTCTTTGACCCATTAAGCAAAGTAAATATCCGTCAGATTGTTGAAATTCAGTTCCAAGGAATTAAAGACAGACTAGCCGAGCAAGGAATAACCTTAGAAGCTTCTGTGGAGGTTTTAGATAAGCTAGGGGAAGAAGGTTTTGACCCGGTATATGGAGCGAGACCGCTCAAAAGAGTTATTCAGCGAATGATTCTTAACGAACTGTCAAAGAAAATTTTGGCAAACGAAATAGATAAAGACGCGGTAATTATCATGGAACTTTCTCCAAAAGGAGATATAGTTTTTGAAAATGTGACAGCCGCCGAAGTAGTATAA
- a CDS encoding hybrid sensor histidine kinase/response regulator transcription factor: MLNRILCPVHRLSFGVIFTICFISSSLVLSAQKLDISLKDISAQLELSEKYLNANKNDSVLIISKNVLIKLKANSQLNTDIGIRFQLVEALALEQKEYDGLALEKLSMIVGQSLDNELWDVYSRACLAEALIHEKSEQKDMCFEWLALAEETIKKNHLEKIYPYYAIRMASATRIFYSNDKAKYYLNEAIRSGREQKLLKEEALGHHLMYFILPEDSASQSREHWRQALELYKELKDDTGVSFCYGSISKTAYDAAAYNRALAYNDSSLYYTELAIKNGFVKHPGIGLFNVRRGEIFEKLGQKDSAIIYLEKGYELEVSRLKEKLSTDIFEIVSRHKLDKAEKAIDFQESKLQLLNILLFISILAIAFIVSLLYFLRKNNRNLILSEKKLQDQNKLILEQSSQLKTLDIAKSRFFANVSHELRTPLTLILGPINTLLKDGQMDKRQTSLLKMASRSGKELIHLVNEILDLGKLDSRKMKLKLKSTHLKSFFQTFFVQFESLTSQKSISYVILNSIDESAFGEIDETKCRQIVNNLVSNAIKYTPENGKVIIELKLENSELHLLVSNSGKEISQKDLPHIFERYYQGEDAKLGGTGIGLALCHEYVHLLKGQISAYHSEEGQTVFDVKFPLDTTQAVEPVEELLQTDLIEENFVLLPVEASPGIEKPTILLVEDNLSLQEYISMTLEQDYKIVKASNGQDALLKLTSIDKCSLILSDLMMPIMDGYELIENIKSNELTHNIPMIMLTARVDLEDKLKALRIGVDDYITKPFDQEELLVRIGNLLKNKTVRDQAILEEVSTGSNDINSENDWFNSFEDYVRGNCGNANLNIPEIAEEFAMSESTLLRQLKKRTGLTTIQFIQEVRLRKALLLLENGEFYSIKNLAAEVGYKDARTFSRSFKSKFGKLPTEMA; encoded by the coding sequence ATGCTTAATAGAATCCTGTGTCCAGTACATCGATTAAGCTTCGGTGTTATATTTACTATTTGTTTTATTTCCAGTTCATTGGTCTTAAGTGCCCAAAAGCTTGATATTTCCTTGAAGGATATTTCAGCTCAATTAGAGCTTTCCGAAAAGTATCTTAATGCTAACAAGAACGATAGCGTTCTTATAATTTCCAAAAATGTACTTATCAAACTAAAAGCAAATTCACAATTGAATACTGATATAGGTATTCGGTTTCAATTGGTAGAGGCTCTTGCTTTGGAGCAAAAAGAATATGATGGTTTAGCACTTGAAAAGTTAAGCATGATAGTGGGTCAAAGCTTAGATAATGAGTTATGGGATGTATATAGTAGAGCATGTCTGGCTGAAGCTCTTATTCATGAAAAATCTGAGCAAAAAGATATGTGTTTTGAATGGCTTGCATTAGCAGAGGAAACCATAAAGAAAAACCATTTAGAAAAGATTTATCCTTACTATGCTATACGAATGGCTTCTGCCACACGGATTTTTTATTCGAATGATAAAGCCAAGTATTATCTTAACGAAGCTATAAGATCTGGTAGAGAGCAGAAATTGCTGAAGGAAGAAGCCCTTGGTCACCATCTCATGTATTTTATTCTTCCTGAAGATTCTGCTTCTCAAAGTCGGGAGCATTGGCGTCAGGCCTTAGAGCTTTATAAAGAGTTAAAAGATGATACAGGTGTTAGTTTTTGTTATGGTAGTATTAGTAAGACAGCGTATGATGCTGCAGCGTATAATCGGGCTCTTGCTTACAATGACTCCTCGCTGTACTATACGGAGCTAGCTATTAAGAATGGATTTGTGAAGCATCCAGGGATAGGATTGTTTAATGTTAGAAGAGGCGAGATTTTTGAAAAATTAGGGCAGAAGGATTCTGCAATTATTTATCTTGAAAAAGGGTACGAACTTGAGGTGAGCCGACTAAAAGAAAAGTTATCTACGGATATTTTTGAAATAGTATCAAGACATAAGCTAGACAAGGCAGAAAAAGCTATTGATTTTCAGGAGTCTAAGTTGCAACTTCTTAATATTCTTCTTTTTATCTCTATTCTTGCCATAGCTTTTATTGTTTCACTGCTTTATTTCCTCAGGAAAAATAATCGAAATCTAATTTTATCGGAGAAGAAATTACAAGACCAAAATAAGCTGATTCTTGAGCAGTCATCACAGCTTAAAACGCTGGATATTGCAAAATCTCGTTTTTTTGCTAATGTCAGCCATGAGCTAAGAACTCCTTTGACATTAATATTAGGGCCTATAAACACACTTTTGAAAGATGGGCAGATGGACAAGCGACAAACCAGTTTGCTGAAAATGGCAAGTAGAAGTGGTAAGGAACTGATTCATTTAGTTAATGAGATTTTAGATCTGGGGAAACTTGATTCCCGTAAAATGAAATTAAAACTCAAAAGCACCCATCTTAAAAGTTTTTTCCAAACTTTCTTTGTGCAGTTTGAGTCATTGACTAGTCAAAAAAGCATAAGCTATGTTATTTTAAACAGTATTGATGAATCTGCTTTTGGGGAAATTGACGAGACAAAATGCCGTCAAATTGTCAATAATTTAGTATCCAATGCAATTAAATATACGCCTGAAAATGGGAAAGTTATCATTGAACTGAAACTAGAAAATTCAGAATTACATTTACTTGTTAGTAATTCAGGGAAGGAAATTAGTCAAAAAGACTTGCCTCATATTTTTGAAAGATATTACCAAGGTGAAGATGCTAAACTAGGTGGAACAGGAATTGGATTAGCTCTATGTCATGAATATGTTCATTTACTGAAAGGCCAAATTTCGGCTTATCATTCTGAGGAGGGGCAAACAGTTTTTGACGTTAAATTTCCATTAGATACCACTCAAGCTGTAGAGCCTGTGGAGGAGCTACTGCAAACTGATTTGATTGAAGAAAATTTTGTGCTATTACCTGTAGAAGCCTCACCAGGAATAGAAAAGCCAACAATTTTATTAGTTGAAGATAATCTTTCTCTGCAAGAATACATTTCCATGACACTGGAGCAAGACTATAAAATAGTTAAAGCATCTAATGGGCAAGATGCTTTATTGAAATTGACTTCAATAGATAAGTGTAGTCTTATTTTAAGTGATTTGATGATGCCTATTATGGATGGCTATGAACTAATTGAAAACATAAAGTCAAATGAGCTTACCCATAATATACCTATGATAATGCTAACTGCCAGAGTGGATCTGGAAGATAAGCTAAAAGCCCTTAGAATAGGTGTAGATGATTATATTACCAAACCTTTTGATCAAGAAGAATTATTGGTTAGGATAGGTAATTTGCTTAAAAACAAAACTGTACGTGACCAAGCCATTTTGGAGGAAGTGTCAACTGGCTCTAATGATATAAATTCAGAAAATGATTGGTTTAACAGTTTTGAAGATTACGTTAGAGGAAATTGCGGAAACGCGAATTTGAATATTCCTGAAATTGCTGAAGAATTTGCCATGAGTGAATCTACATTACTCAGACAGTTAAAAAAACGAACAGGGTTAACAACCATACAGTTTATCCAAGAAGTACGACTTCGTAAAGCGTTATTATTGCTCGAGAATGGAGAGTTTTACTCCATCAAAAATCTGGCGGCAGAAGTCGGCTATAAAGACGCCAGAACATTTTCCAGAAGCTTCAAAAGTAAGTTTGGAAAACTACCTACAGAAATGGCCTAG
- a CDS encoding LytR/AlgR family response regulator transcription factor, with product MKYFIKKNNYVNIRHVILLQGIENYTLFHLEDGSKIMSSHTLKRHQEKLANEAFLRVNRSTLVNTSFVQKVQTKNAVRFIHLTDGKEIKVSRRRQGTLRQLAINNYFQGLSTAH from the coding sequence ATGAAATACTTTATTAAGAAGAATAACTACGTAAATATTAGGCATGTAATTTTACTGCAAGGTATTGAGAATTACACTCTTTTTCATCTTGAAGATGGCTCCAAAATTATGTCTTCACATACCCTTAAAAGACACCAAGAAAAATTAGCAAACGAAGCGTTTCTAAGAGTAAATAGATCGACACTTGTGAATACAAGTTTTGTACAGAAAGTACAAACTAAAAATGCTGTTAGATTTATTCATCTCACAGATGGCAAGGAGATTAAAGTCTCACGCAGAAGACAAGGTACGTTAAGACAGTTGGCAATTAATAATTACTTTCAAGGCTTGTCTACTGCTCATTAG
- a CDS encoding response regulator transcription factor: protein MTKFNPLNVMVISSQLLYLEALQNLLNSKSILTCKGLLTTNPNIKSILKKESPKLLLIDANSLEQRFWDFVQDTHTNNPEIKTIILANSNEPIYIDLAKRHGTSGYILKSSPLEILMASIKIIKNGGQFFDYGDYNQPEQQTKVSFGEVYKLSKREMEVIVLIKNANTTRDIAKELDLSFHTIEAHRKNIYKKLKVKKVTELIKLISEFEN, encoded by the coding sequence ATGACCAAATTCAATCCACTTAATGTGATGGTAATCAGTAGTCAATTGCTATACCTAGAAGCGTTGCAGAACCTCCTCAATTCGAAAAGCATTCTTACCTGCAAAGGATTACTAACTACTAACCCCAACATAAAGAGTATTCTAAAAAAGGAAAGCCCTAAACTACTTCTAATAGATGCCAATAGTCTAGAACAACGATTTTGGGACTTTGTTCAAGACACTCATACTAACAACCCAGAGATTAAAACAATTATCCTTGCCAATAGTAATGAACCTATATATATAGATCTAGCTAAAAGGCATGGCACTTCAGGCTACATTTTAAAGTCATCTCCTCTAGAAATCTTGATGGCTTCCATAAAAATCATTAAAAATGGCGGCCAGTTCTTTGACTATGGAGATTATAACCAACCAGAACAACAAACGAAAGTGAGTTTTGGAGAAGTCTATAAACTTAGCAAACGCGAAATGGAAGTGATTGTCCTCATAAAAAATGCTAACACCACTAGAGACATCGCAAAAGAATTAGATTTAAGTTTTCATACCATAGAGGCTCACCGAAAAAACATTTACAAAAAACTTAAAGTAAAAAAGGTAACAGAACTCATCAAGTTGATATCAGAGTTTGAAAACTAA
- a CDS encoding tyrosine-protein phosphatase: MFSFFSKKNTYENAFNFLKTDMHSHLVPGVDDGCASLSDSILLIKGLVELGFEKIITTPHIYQGFYENDKSTLEKPFQEVLGEIGMSIPMIEFSYASEYFADEFFEKKIEHEELLSFSDNYVLLEISFVAYSQRIEHIIFDLMTKGYKPILAHPERYLYLKNSMEIFRKLRQLGCELQINTNSFAGYYGSASQELANKLMDEKLVSYLGTDMHHERHLNCMREIGNNKKLMKKLRAYEWKNSLL, encoded by the coding sequence ATGTTTAGCTTTTTTAGCAAAAAAAACACTTACGAAAACGCCTTCAATTTCTTAAAAACCGATATGCACTCCCATTTAGTCCCTGGTGTGGATGATGGATGTGCTTCGCTATCAGATTCTATACTTTTAATAAAAGGATTGGTGGAGTTAGGTTTTGAGAAAATCATAACAACACCGCATATTTATCAAGGCTTTTATGAAAATGATAAAAGCACTTTAGAAAAACCATTTCAAGAAGTTCTGGGTGAAATAGGAATGAGCATACCGATGATTGAATTTTCTTATGCATCAGAATATTTTGCGGACGAGTTTTTTGAAAAGAAAATAGAGCATGAAGAGTTGCTTTCATTTTCTGACAATTATGTCCTACTTGAAATCTCATTTGTAGCTTATTCCCAACGTATTGAGCATATTATTTTCGATTTGATGACGAAAGGTTACAAGCCCATATTGGCTCATCCAGAAAGGTATCTTTATCTGAAAAACTCCATGGAGATATTCAGAAAGTTGAGACAGCTGGGCTGTGAACTTCAGATAAATACAAATTCTTTTGCAGGATATTACGGTTCGGCTAGTCAAGAGTTGGCTAACAAACTAATGGACGAAAAATTAGTATCTTACTTAGGTACAGACATGCATCATGAAAGGCACCTGAACTGCATGAGAGAAATTGGTAATAACAAAAAACTAATGAAGAAGCTTAGAGCATATGAATGGAAAAATTCATTGCTTTAA
- a CDS encoding undecaprenyl-phosphate glucose phosphotransferase, which produces MRTITKVGYVKLVTDGLFLTGCFFLSMQLSGRGILESDIIILIVLLSGWYFSTKISNLYDEFRTETFVGELLLILQNVVIQVFIAGQLFFLLNQSNFARTFVLYYASSILIALIVKNYVTKKALLHYRQGGGNTRYVMFVGYNKITDDLISRIENNPHYGMKVLGVISNEENSSDFSYLKELEKFHNNNDNVTIDDIIVTSDLLNKDMLQGLYKCCESKGVRLKFVPNYSNYYLNRVQFQLFGNYPLITLRSEPLQQAHWLFLKRAFDIAFSSLVFLLIFSWLFPIIAILIKLNSKGPVFFKQDRWGENGKKFKCYKFRSMVVDSQDVKKSGAFNQATQNDPRITKIGAFLRKTSLDEFPQFINVLKGEMSVVGPRPHAHEHNLRTKDLIDKYMIRHWVKPGITGWAQVNGYRGETKTNEAMQKRIDFDIHYIETWTFWSDLKIILMTVYNMAKGEENAY; this is translated from the coding sequence ATGAGAACCATAACAAAAGTAGGATACGTAAAACTAGTTACAGACGGCCTTTTCTTAACCGGCTGCTTCTTCCTCTCTATGCAATTAAGCGGAAGAGGAATTTTAGAGTCTGACATCATCATCTTGATAGTACTGCTATCTGGCTGGTATTTTTCAACAAAGATCTCAAACCTATATGATGAGTTTAGGACCGAGACCTTTGTGGGAGAGTTACTCTTAATTCTCCAAAATGTAGTCATACAAGTCTTTATAGCAGGGCAACTTTTCTTCCTTCTAAACCAAAGTAATTTTGCCCGGACCTTTGTGCTTTACTACGCTAGCTCTATACTAATTGCATTAATTGTTAAAAATTACGTCACAAAAAAGGCACTACTCCATTACAGACAAGGTGGTGGTAACACACGCTATGTTATGTTTGTAGGCTACAATAAGATTACCGACGACCTTATTAGCCGAATAGAAAACAACCCACACTATGGCATGAAAGTATTGGGGGTTATTTCTAACGAAGAAAATAGTAGTGATTTTTCTTACTTAAAAGAACTAGAAAAATTTCATAACAATAATGACAATGTAACTATTGACGACATCATCGTTACTTCTGACCTCCTGAACAAAGATATGCTCCAAGGTCTCTATAAATGCTGCGAAAGCAAGGGGGTACGATTAAAGTTTGTCCCAAACTATAGCAACTATTACTTAAACAGGGTTCAATTCCAACTATTTGGCAACTACCCTTTAATAACACTGCGAAGCGAACCCTTACAGCAAGCTCACTGGTTATTTCTGAAAAGAGCTTTTGACATTGCATTTTCTAGCTTGGTGTTCCTCCTTATATTTTCATGGCTCTTCCCTATCATCGCCATTCTGATAAAGCTTAACTCAAAAGGGCCTGTATTTTTCAAACAAGATCGTTGGGGTGAAAATGGCAAAAAATTCAAATGTTATAAATTTAGGTCTATGGTAGTAGACAGTCAGGATGTCAAAAAATCCGGAGCTTTTAATCAGGCTACACAAAATGACCCAAGAATTACTAAAATTGGTGCTTTCTTAAGAAAAACAAGTCTAGACGAGTTTCCACAATTCATTAATGTACTTAAAGGAGAAATGTCTGTAGTGGGTCCTAGACCTCACGCTCATGAGCACAATCTGAGAACTAAAGACTTAATAGATAAATACATGATAAGGCACTGGGTAAAGCCAGGAATTACCGGCTGGGCTCAGGTAAATGGTTACAGAGGAGAAACTAAAACTAATGAAGCCATGCAAAAACGTATAGATTTTGACATTCACTATATAGAAACTTGGACCTTTTGGTCGGATTTGAAAATAATACTAATGACGGTCTACAACATGGCCAAAGGAGAAGAAAACGCTTATTAA